Genomic segment of Thermococcus sp. M36:
GATTGAGCTTTGCGAGGTTGTACTCCCACACCCTCTTCTCAAACTGAACCGCTATCGCTTCCTTGTCATTCAAGAACTCGCGGACGAGGCGACTTTTCCCGATTCTTCTCCTCCCCGTGACGAGAACGAGCGTGAAGCCCGTTTTCTCGTAAAGTTCGTTGAGCGTTTTGAGTTCCCGCTCCCTGTCTACAAATTTTCGAATCTTCATAATATAATTACAGGTCGAAACTTGATAAAAAGGTTTTGTTGGG
This window contains:
- a CDS encoding ATP-binding protein, whose translation is MKIRKFVDRERELKTLNELYEKTGFTLVLVTGRRRIGKSRLVREFLNDKEAIAVQFEKRVWEYNLAKLN